The sequence AAAGGTGGCAGAAGAGAGGAAAGACGTCTTGGTTATCGAGGGAGGGGTGGTGGATGTTCCAGGGGATGTGGAGTTTAACTTCAATTTCGGGTTCCCGCCTAAAAAATCCTATGCATGTATGGCAGAAACTATGATCCTGGCCCTGGAGAAGCGGTATGAATCCTTTACCCTGGGCAGGGAACTAACATTAGAACAAGTTGATGAGATATCTCAGCTTGCCAAGAAGCACGGTTTTAAACTCTCAGGTTTCAGGAGTTTTGAGAGGGAGGTTACACCCGAACATATAATGGCAATAAAGGAAAATGCCAGAAGGGCCAGGGTAAGCGGATTGTGATAAAGTTAATTTTTGACTATATAGAAGGAATAAAGTAGAATTATAATAAGAGATTATATATGTTGAAATATTTAAAAAGATGAGGGGTAATAATGAGCAAAAACGATGTGCTTGAATACCTGAAGAAGAATTATGACAAGTTAACGGACAACCAAAAAATAATAGGGAAATATGTGATAGACAATTACAGAGAAGTTGCATTTTTGTCTGCAGCAGAATTGGGAGAAAGGGTTGGGGTGAGCGATGCAACAGTAATAAGATTTGCGCGTTCAATTGGGTTTAGCGGTTTTACGGAGTTTAAAGATTCAATCAGGGAGAGCATAAAGAATGTGGATTCTCCCGATGTGAGGCTTTTAAAAAGCTGGGACAGTATCAAGAATAAAGATGATTTAATCCTGAAAATAGGCAAAGCCGATTTAAGAAACCTTGAAGGTTTTTTATTAAATATTGAAGTCGATAAAATAAATCAATCTGTTGAGGAGATATATAACGCGAATACTATATACCTGGTAGGAATGGGAAGCAGCATGGTTGTTGCAGAGTTTTTAGGATGGCATTTAAAGAGAATGGGCTTCAGAGTGGACCCTATCAGGGGAGGAGGGCTTACCCTCATCGAAAACCTGGCAGCTATAACTAAAAAAGACCTGCTTATAGTTTGTACTTTTCGAAGATATTCAAAGGATACGTATAATTCCATAGTCCTTGCCAAAAAGAGAGGTGCTAAGGTTCTTACAATAACAGACAGCAATTTAACGGATATAAGTATAAACAGTGATATTGTTTTTTCCGTAGCTGCTGAAAATTCAAGTTTCTTTAACTCTTATGTAGTTCCTATGATGCTATGTAATATACTTTTAATGAGTGTACTAGAAAAAGATAGAGATAAAATTTATGGAATTATTAAAGATTACACCAAGAGTATGGAGGCCTTTGATTTATTTGTATGAGAAAAACGTATGTTAGAGGTAAAAGCAGCATTAGTTTAGATAGGCAGCCAGTCAAGATATTCTAAGAGGGGTTAACGGGGAGCACCGGTATCTATACAAGATCGGTGCTCTATGTATTTTTTATACTTTTTCATGATTACGATACCTTACAAATTATAGATCCTAAATTAAAAGAGTTGCATTTACTTCAAAAATATTATATAATGTAGTAAATACAACTTAAAATTTTATAGAGGGGGTATATGAATGCCAAATGTCAACTATGAGGCTTCTCAAACTTCTCAAAAAACAGGAGGGATTGAAAGATTTATTAAGGTAATAGAAACAGCCGGAAATAAACTACCACACCCAGTAACGATATTTACTTATCTTTCAATTTTTATTCTAATTCTATCGTACTTTATGGCAAAGGCGGGGGTATCTGTAACCTATGTTGCGGCTTCGAGGAATGCGGCTGAAGCTGCAAAGGAAACAACTGTAACGGCAGTAAACCTTTTATCCAGAACCCAATTGCAGTCTATAACTATCGATTTTGTTAAAACGTATATCACCTTTTTCCCCATCGGTCTGGTAGTAGTAATGATGATGGGGGTTACAGTTGCTGAAAAAGCCGGCCTCATTTCTGCATTAATGAAGAAGCTAGTTTTAGGAGCGCCTGATTACCTGGTAACCTTTATTGTGGCTCTAGTAGGAATATGCGCCAACATCGCATCAGATGCAGGAATAGTGTTTGCTCCGGCAATAGGGGGTTCAGTCTTCTTTGCCCTGGGAAGACACCCAATAGCAGGCATACTTGCCGGTTACGTTGCCGCTTATGGAGGTTTTTCGGCAAATGCATTGATTGCAGGAACAGACGCCTTATTGGCAGGAGTAACCCAATCAGTTACCAGTTCTTTCGGCATAGATGTTCCGGTTCATCCATTAATGAACTGGTATGTAATGGCAGCATCAACCTTTATGCTGGCCTTTATCGTTACAATAATTACTGAAAAGGTTATATCTCCCCTTTTAGGCAAATTTGAGCCTGAAGACCCCGAACTAAAAATTCCCGACAGATCAGAGTTTCGACTGGAAGAAAACGAGAAAAAGGGGTTAAAAGCGGCAGGTATAGCAACAGTGGTTTTTATAGCTATGCTGCTGCTTCTTACCGTGCCGCAAAATGCCTTCTTCAGAAATGAAGCAGGTGGGCTTTTACCCAAGTCACCGCTTACACAGAGCATTATATTTATACTATTTGTCTTCTTTGTATTCGTAGGTATCATTTATGGGAAAACTGCCGGCACTATTGCATCTGATAAAGATATAGCTAAATATATGCAGAGCGGATTGGTGGGAGTGGCCGGATTCCTGGTTGTATGTCTGCCTGCATCTATGTTTATATCATGGTTTGGGAAAAGCAATATCTCTACCATAATTGCTGTTAGGGGTGCCCAATTTTTGCAGAGCCTTAATTTATCAGGGATACCCCTGTTGTTGATGTTTGTGCTTCTATCTGCTGGAATGAATCTTTTCATAACCAGCGGTACGTCAAAATGGTTGATACTTGCTCCCATATTTGTGCCCATGTTTTATATGATGAATCTCTCTCCTGCTGCGACCCAGATGGCTTACAGGATTGGCGATTCAACAACGAACATTATATCCCCCGTATCGGCCTATTTGCCGGTAGTGCTGGGGATGATGGAAAAATACAGAAGCAAGGGCCAGGAAATAGGAATAGGAACGGTTATATCCCTTACGCTGCCGTATTCTATAACATTGCTAATATGCTGGATGCTATTCTTCGGATTATGGCTGCTGCTGGGATTAGCCATGGGCCCAGGTGCCCCGGTTTTTATTAATTGACCAGATGAAACTTTAAAAATCTCAATAATTTTAGGGAGGGAACCTTAGTTTTCCCTCCCAATGTTTGTGGTTGTGATATCATTGAGTTAGGGGGGAATACTTTGAAAAAGATCCTTATAAAAAATGGCTATGTTATTGACCCGGGAAGCGAAAGGAAAGGCTGTTATGACATCCTCATTGAAGGCGAAAAGGTCGAAAGGATTGAAGAAGAAATCACCTGCGGCAAAAACGCAGATATAATAGATGCGGAAGGCAAAATCGTGGTTCCGGGGTTTATAGATTTGCAGGTAAACCCGGGGAACACAATAGAATACATCTGCGAAATGCTTCCTTCATGCGGAATAACCACGCCTTTAATTATGCCGTGTAATGTCAACGGGATACCGTTTCTGGATTATTATGGCGGCTTAAGAGGTGTGATTGATGCTTCCGATGGGCAGCGGGTGAATGTTGCTAATGCAATATCCATTGAGCCGCCCGATACAGGAGCCCACGAGACATACATGCAGCTGGCAACACCTGTAAACTCCATAAAAAGCCGCATAGAGGAATTTATTGAATTGGGAATTACAGCTGTAGGTGAAGTGGTGCTGCCTTTGGGTGGGACCGCCCACATTACGACCAGCATGAGTGAAGAGTTTTTAGATAAGCTGCTAAATGAGACGGAAAGGCACGATATACCGATTCTGCTCCATACAGGGTTGGGATTACAAGGTATAGAGAAAGCGGTTGAAGTTAGTAGCGGGAGAAAAATGCACATCTGCCATGTGGGAAGCACCTGTTCACAGGATAATATTCATAAGGCCTTAGTATTACTTTCAGAAAACGGTAATATAACTTCTGACACCCATTTATCGGAGGTTGCAGGCAGCAACAGCAGGAACAGCAAGTTAGTGGTTGAGTATTTTGATAAAGGTCAGGCAGTGCATATAGATGCCCAAACACTGAAGGTTGAGAAAGTAGAAGATATAAATAAAGCCCGGCCGCCCTTTTATTACAATAAAGTCAATCTCTTTGAAAACAATATTATATGCGCTTTGTCGGAACAGGTTGATGCTATCGAGAGTGATGACTTAGGGGATGGCATTAGATCAAAAATTCTATTGAAAAATCTCTTTAAACTCGTCAACTCTGTTGCTCTGGAACATGTGAAACATGAGCTGATGTATAAGATGATAAAGAAACTTACAATTAATCCCGCTAAAATTTTAAAGATTAACAGGGGCACCCTCGGTGAAGGAGCCTTTGCGGATGCGGTTATTTTAGATTTGCATAATGAGAGAGTAGAAACAGTGATGGTTAACGGGAAAATAGTATTATTCAACGGCAAATTAACTGGTGAAAAAGGAGGTAAGAGAATCAGATTTAAAAGCTAGAGCCTCTCAAACAAATCAGAAAAAGCACTGCCTATATATACACTTTTAATCGGAAATAAAACGGTTAAGAGGTCTAAAATTCTGATATAAAATCCAAAAAAAAAGTACAAGTGCTGTAAAAACAAGGTTTACTGTAAGACAAGACATTTCCTATAAAACCTTCATAGTCTAAAAAAATGAACTATTTGGGGTGAAATTCCTAAAAAAATTATTTTTGCGATTCAGCTCTGGCAGGCATAATGCCTGCTTTAATTTTTTGTGAAATTATGATTAATATATTAAAAATGATATAAATAATAATTATTAAAAAAATAAGTAAAGGGTGTAGAAAATAAATGTTTAAAGGCAGACCTTGTGAAGAGGCTGAAAACATTCTCAAATATGTTGAGGAATTGATTGCACGCAGGGAGACTGAAAGGCCTAAAGTTAAGTATCCTTTACATCAAAAGGTATTAGCAGCCTTTGACGAGCTTTTTGAGAGCGAAAAGGAGATGGCCAGGCAATCTAAAACGCTGCTCGATGTTGTGAGTTCAATAAGCAGTTTTGATGTCGAGATGAAACAAATTTCATATCAGCTGACTGATTTTGCCGAAGATATGGTGTCTTTGAGCCAATCAAATATGGCTATCGTTCAGGAAACGACAGCGAGCATGGAGGAAGTTAAAGATGCTATTAAATCTTCTTCAAATACCCTCGACCAACTTTCCGAAGAATCTAAAATATTAGCCGATAAGAACGATGAAAGCATTTCTTTATTAAATGATGTCCAGGTGCTGCGGGAAAATGTTGGGAAAGATACGGAAATGATGAGCGAGAAAATAAGGCTCTTAATCGAACTTGCTAATGAAGTTGGGAAAATAGTTGAAAGCGTCAAGGAGATTACTGAGCAGACCAACCTCTTAGCCCTTAATGCTGCAATAGAGGCAGCAAGGGCCGGCGAGAGTGGAAGGGGATTTGCTGTTGTTGCTCAAGAAGTTAGAAAGTTGGCAGACAGTACAAAGTCAAATCTGGATGGTATGCGTAACTTTGTTGATAGGATTCGCAGTGCAGCAGGGTAAGCGTCAAATAACCCTCACCTTAAAAAGATGAGGGCTCAAAATTACTTATTTTTCACCTTACAAACTTCGGGCAATGTAGCTGACCAGGGCATGAGTTCATCTAATGCATCCTTATCCTTAATGTCCATATTGGGAAGCTTTTCAAAAAGGTACATAAGATACATAAGTGGATTCAGACCATTTTCTTTTGCGGTTTCAACAATACTATAAATGGTAGCGCTTGAGGTTGCACCTCTGGGAGTGTTTGAAAACAGCCAATTCTTGCGACCTATGACAAAAGGCTTTATGGACCTCTCACTGCGGTTATTGTCAAGCTCCAAGCGGCCATCCAGCATAAAGGCCTTTAATTTATCCCATTGATTAAGGCAGTATTGTATAGCTTTCCCAAAGGCGCTTTTAGGTAAAACTCTTGGTCTTTGATATTTCAGCCATGCCAAAAAAGCATCCAAAACAGGACGGCTGTGCTCTAAACGGGCCTCATATCGCTGCTTGGGTGTTAGATCCTTGAGGTCTCGTTCTATTGCAAAAAGCTGGTTGCAAAAATCAAGTCCTTCTTTGGCTGCTACATGTGTATTACGTTTATCTGCAGGCAAAGCTTTGAGTGCTTCATCAAATTTTCGCCTGGCATGAGCCCAACATCCAACTAAGGTAATATTGGGCGGCCCATTATAACCCGCATATCCGTCAACATGCAGGTATCCTTTGAATCCCGACAAAAATCGTTCAGGATGTTTGCTTGCTCGTGTAGTCTGGTAATCATAGAGGATGATAGACGGTCCATCCCGCCCTGTTCGGTAAAGCCACATATAGGAATCTGTCACCGCTGAACGCCCCGGCTCATGAAGCACCTGTAGGGTTGTCTCATCAGCGTGCAATATATCTTTTTCTATTAGGTGTTCTTTCATTCGTTCATAAACAGGGCGAAGCCATCTTTCTGAGCCCTGTATCATCCAATTAGCGAGTGTCTGACGGGATAACTCTACTCCCAGACGTTCAAACTGCTTTTCCTGACGATAGAGTGGCATACTCTCAACAAATTTCTGACTCATTACGTATGCCATTGCCGAGGGTGATGCCAGGCTTCCGGGAATAACAGGCTTTGGCATAGGTGCTGTTGTAATTGGAGTATTGATTTCCTTATGCTCACATTGACGACAAGAGTATATATATCTCACATGCTTAACCACGCTAACCTGGGCAGGAATGACTTTCAGTTCCTGTCTTACTTCAGTGCCCATTTCGTGTAAAGCCCCACCACAGCAAGAACATACCTGTTCTTCTTCTGGTAACCTATATTCTATAGTTTCAACAGGAAGGTCTTTTAGTTGTTCTTCTCTTTTGCCGCTCTTTTTCTTGCGCTTATATGTGATTTCTTCAACAGTAGGCTCCTCTAAGTCAGGCTTTGCTTCTGCTTCTGCCTCATTGAAAAGACTAATCTGTTCGGGAATTGTTTGTTCACTGGAACGGCCAAACCTATGTCGTTGGTTTAAGCGAAACTGCTCCATAAACCAATTAAGCTTAGCTGTAAGCTCAGCATTTTGCTGCCGCAAAAGTGCATTTTCTCTTTGAAGTTCTTCTATTGTAATAGTAGTATTTAATGTATTTTCCATATGTTTATTATATCATAAAAACCCTTTATTCACAAGGGTTTCAGGGTTTTTTTAAGGTTTTCTGCTCTGTTTTTTTATAAAATAGTACGTGCTTTTACTTCGGCATGTGCCTGTTTTTGGTTAATAGGAAGACCATCTAAAAGCCATCTTAATTCTCGATAAGTAATGCTCATAGATTCTGAACTATCTGCCGGCCATTTAAATTTGCCGCGTTCTAATCTGCGATAGTAGAGCCAGAAGCCATTATGTTCCCATTGGAGAATCTTTATTTTATCCCGTGCTCTATTACAGAAAACAAAAAGGCATGTGGAAAAGGGATCTAGTTTGAATTCTTCTTTTACAAGTACTGCTAAACCGTCAATAGATTTTCTCAGGTCTGTGCTGCCGCAGGCGAGATATGCTTTTTGTACAGAAGATGTGTTCAACATGATGCTGCCAATATTCTTATTATTTCTTGAAATAATTTTTTGTTAAATCCTTCTCTTACTTCTATGGCAGCAGAGCCTATTTTTACAATAAGGATTTCTTCTGCGGTATTTTCGGATTTATCATTATCAATTTCTACTGGCAGCCATTTCGCTGCTTCGGGCTCTTTTTGCATTATATCCACGGCTTTTTCTTTGTCTAACCAATATCTGAAGGTGCTTGGTTTTATGTTGTTGGCCCTGCACCAAGCTGATATGCTCGTATTACTTGCTTTATATTGTTTTATGCGTTTCTCCCACTGTTCTTTTAATCCTGTTTTTGTCATGTGTAGACCCCCTTAACTTCTTTTGGGGATATTTTCTCATAAATTGTATCGGATTTATAGGTGGGTTCTATTTGACGCTTACTTTATAATGGTGTTTGAAAACCGAAGACCTAAGGCACGGGAGTTAATTGTTATTGCAGTGTTGGCAGCCATTGCTGTTGCGGGGCGTGCAGCATTTTTTATGCTGCCGCAGTTCAAACCGGTTGTTGCCATTGTAATTATTACAGGTGTGTGCTTTGGGGCCGAGTCGGGTTTCCTAGTAGGTGCAGTTGCCGGGTTTGTGTCTAATTTTTTCTTCGGACAGGGGCCGTGGACACCGTGGCAGATGTTCTGTTTCGGCGTTATTGGCTTTTTGGCAGGAATCCTTCATAAAAAGGGAATTCTCAAAAAGACGAGGTTATCTTTATGTGTTTTTGGAGGTTTGACTACATTTTTTATTTATGGAGGCATTATTAACATCGGTTCCCTTTTAATTTTTACGTCTCATTTTTCATGGAAAGCGCTGCTTGCCACTTATATTTCAGGTTTTTGGTTTGATATGGTGCATGCTGTTGCTACAGTTGTTTTCCTGTATTTTATTTCACAGCCTATGATTGAAAAACTGGATCGGATTAAAATCAAGTATGGGTTTCTTGAAATAAAAAATGAAAATTCTTGACAATGCTTCCCATCTAATTTATAATATCATACTAAGGGAAAAGCAAGGCAAGCACTGGAGATTAAAAATCTCCAGTGCTTATTCTAATAATATGGGCAGGAAAAATTACCAGCTGTGGCTTTGAATATTTTAAATTTGTCAGGCATATATTAGGAACATAATTTTTATAATGGTAAAGGGGAGATAAAAGTATGGTTAATAAGGAAGTAATACTGACACCCGAAGGTTTGAAGAAATTAGAAGCTGAACTGGAATATCTCAAAACGGTCAAACGCAGGGAAGTCGCTTTGAAGATTAAGCAGGCCATAAGCTTTGGGGATATCAGCGAAAATTCAGAGTATGAAGAAGCAAAAAATGAACAGGCCTTTATAGAGGGCAGAATAGCTACCCTTGAAAAAATGCTGAGGAATGCCAAAATCATCGATGACATGGATATAGGTACTGATGTTGTAAGCATTGGCTCTAGGGTAAGGGTTCAGGATATGGAATTAGGTGATGAATTTGTATATACTATAGTCGGTTCGGCTGAGGCTGACCCTGCAAACTATAAAATTTCTAATGAATCACCGGTAGGTAAGGCCCTTTTAGGGAAGACGGTTAACAGCATTGTGGAAATCGATGTACCGGCGGGAGTAATTAGATATAAAATATTAGAAATTACTAAATAGGTTGGGGGTATTTTTTATGTCAACTTATGAGAGTGAATTAAATGAACTTATGCAGCAAAGGCTGAAAAAACTGGAAGAATTAAGGAAAATGGGAATAGACCCTTTCGGTAAAAAGTATGATAGGACCCATTTTTGTGCGGATATTATTGACAGATTTGAGGAAATGGAGGGTCAGGAAGTTTCCATTGCAGGGAGGATTATGGCAAAAAGGGGGCACGGAAAGGCTTCCTTTGCTGATGTGCAGGATAGGAGCGGGAAGATTCAAATTTATGTTAAGGTAAATGAAGTCGGAGACCAGCAGTATGAATTATTCGATAAACTGGATATAGGTGATATCATAGGGGTTAAAGGGGAGGTTTTCAGGACAAAGAAGGGAGAGATTTCGGTTTCTGTAAAGGAATTCATCCTCCTCTGCAAGTCCTTGAGGCCCCTGCCCGAAAAATGGCACGGGCTGAAAGATGTGGAGCTCAGGTACAGACAGCGTTATGTGGATTTAATAGTTAATCCCGATGTCAGAAGGACCTTTGAAATAAGAAGTAGGGTAATTCAATCCATGAGGCGTTACCTCGACAGCCGCGGGTTTTTAGAAGTAGAGACCCCGATAATGACTCCTCTTGCCGGCGGGGCC is a genomic window of Koleobacter methoxysyntrophicus containing:
- the greA gene encoding transcription elongation factor GreA, with translation MVNKEVILTPEGLKKLEAELEYLKTVKRREVALKIKQAISFGDISENSEYEEAKNEQAFIEGRIATLEKMLRNAKIIDDMDIGTDVVSIGSRVRVQDMELGDEFVYTIVGSAEADPANYKISNESPVGKALLGKTVNSIVEIDVPAGVIRYKILEITK
- a CDS encoding ECF transporter S component produces the protein MVFENRRPKARELIVIAVLAAIAVAGRAAFFMLPQFKPVVAIVIITGVCFGAESGFLVGAVAGFVSNFFFGQGPWTPWQMFCFGVIGFLAGILHKKGILKKTRLSLCVFGGLTTFFIYGGIINIGSLLIFTSHFSWKALLATYISGFWFDMVHAVATVVFLYFISQPMIEKLDRIKIKYGFLEIKNENS
- a CDS encoding MurR/RpiR family transcriptional regulator, with protein sequence MSKNDVLEYLKKNYDKLTDNQKIIGKYVIDNYREVAFLSAAELGERVGVSDATVIRFARSIGFSGFTEFKDSIRESIKNVDSPDVRLLKSWDSIKNKDDLILKIGKADLRNLEGFLLNIEVDKINQSVEEIYNANTIYLVGMGSSMVVAEFLGWHLKRMGFRVDPIRGGGLTLIENLAAITKKDLLIVCTFRRYSKDTYNSIVLAKKRGAKVLTITDSNLTDISINSDIVFSVAAENSSFFNSYVVPMMLCNILLMSVLEKDRDKIYGIIKDYTKSMEAFDLFV
- the tnpA gene encoding IS66 family insertion sequence element accessory protein TnpA gives rise to the protein MTKTGLKEQWEKRIKQYKASNTSISAWCRANNIKPSTFRYWLDKEKAVDIMQKEPEAAKWLPVEIDNDKSENTAEEILIVKIGSAAIEVREGFNKKLFQEIIRILAASC
- a CDS encoding AbgT family transporter — its product is MPNVNYEASQTSQKTGGIERFIKVIETAGNKLPHPVTIFTYLSIFILILSYFMAKAGVSVTYVAASRNAAEAAKETTVTAVNLLSRTQLQSITIDFVKTYITFFPIGLVVVMMMGVTVAEKAGLISALMKKLVLGAPDYLVTFIVALVGICANIASDAGIVFAPAIGGSVFFALGRHPIAGILAGYVAAYGGFSANALIAGTDALLAGVTQSVTSSFGIDVPVHPLMNWYVMAASTFMLAFIVTIITEKVISPLLGKFEPEDPELKIPDRSEFRLEENEKKGLKAAGIATVVFIAMLLLLTVPQNAFFRNEAGGLLPKSPLTQSIIFILFVFFVFVGIIYGKTAGTIASDKDIAKYMQSGLVGVAGFLVVCLPASMFISWFGKSNISTIIAVRGAQFLQSLNLSGIPLLLMFVLLSAGMNLFITSGTSKWLILAPIFVPMFYMMNLSPAATQMAYRIGDSTTNIISPVSAYLPVVLGMMEKYRSKGQEIGIGTVISLTLPYSITLLICWMLFFGLWLLLGLAMGPGAPVFIN
- the tnpC gene encoding IS66 family transposase encodes the protein MENTLNTTITIEELQRENALLRQQNAELTAKLNWFMEQFRLNQRHRFGRSSEQTIPEQISLFNEAEAEAKPDLEEPTVEEITYKRKKKSGKREEQLKDLPVETIEYRLPEEEQVCSCCGGALHEMGTEVRQELKVIPAQVSVVKHVRYIYSCRQCEHKEINTPITTAPMPKPVIPGSLASPSAMAYVMSQKFVESMPLYRQEKQFERLGVELSRQTLANWMIQGSERWLRPVYERMKEHLIEKDILHADETTLQVLHEPGRSAVTDSYMWLYRTGRDGPSIILYDYQTTRASKHPERFLSGFKGYLHVDGYAGYNGPPNITLVGCWAHARRKFDEALKALPADKRNTHVAAKEGLDFCNQLFAIERDLKDLTPKQRYEARLEHSRPVLDAFLAWLKYQRPRVLPKSAFGKAIQYCLNQWDKLKAFMLDGRLELDNNRSERSIKPFVIGRKNWLFSNTPRGATSSATIYSIVETAKENGLNPLMYLMYLFEKLPNMDIKDKDALDELMPWSATLPEVCKVKNK
- a CDS encoding methyl-accepting chemotaxis protein, with the protein product MFKGRPCEEAENILKYVEELIARRETERPKVKYPLHQKVLAAFDELFESEKEMARQSKTLLDVVSSISSFDVEMKQISYQLTDFAEDMVSLSQSNMAIVQETTASMEEVKDAIKSSSNTLDQLSEESKILADKNDESISLLNDVQVLRENVGKDTEMMSEKIRLLIELANEVGKIVESVKEITEQTNLLALNAAIEAARAGESGRGFAVVAQEVRKLADSTKSNLDGMRNFVDRIRSAAG
- a CDS encoding amidohydrolase family protein gives rise to the protein MKKILIKNGYVIDPGSERKGCYDILIEGEKVERIEEEITCGKNADIIDAEGKIVVPGFIDLQVNPGNTIEYICEMLPSCGITTPLIMPCNVNGIPFLDYYGGLRGVIDASDGQRVNVANAISIEPPDTGAHETYMQLATPVNSIKSRIEEFIELGITAVGEVVLPLGGTAHITTSMSEEFLDKLLNETERHDIPILLHTGLGLQGIEKAVEVSSGRKMHICHVGSTCSQDNIHKALVLLSENGNITSDTHLSEVAGSNSRNSKLVVEYFDKGQAVHIDAQTLKVEKVEDINKARPPFYYNKVNLFENNIICALSEQVDAIESDDLGDGIRSKILLKNLFKLVNSVALEHVKHELMYKMIKKLTINPAKILKINRGTLGEGAFADAVILDLHNERVETVMVNGKIVLFNGKLTGEKGGKRIRFKS
- the tnpB gene encoding IS66 family insertion sequence element accessory protein TnpB (TnpB, as the term is used for proteins encoded by IS66 family insertion elements, is considered an accessory protein, since TnpC, encoded by a neighboring gene, is a DDE family transposase.) produces the protein MLNTSSVQKAYLACGSTDLRKSIDGLAVLVKEEFKLDPFSTCLFVFCNRARDKIKILQWEHNGFWLYYRRLERGKFKWPADSSESMSITYRELRWLLDGLPINQKQAHAEVKARTIL